The window GAGCAGACAGACCAGTAGCACTGCGAGCGGAATCGCGACGTCGACGTAGTCGACGGTCTCGAACTGCAGCGCCGTCACGACGAACGGATGGCCGGGCTCGAGCGCGTCCGAGAGCGTCCGTGCGCTCAGAAACGCGAGCGCGAGTCCGTACAGCGCGAACCAGCTGAGCCCGCGCTTCCAGTGACCGAGATAACAGTGACCGAGTCCGGCGACGAACGCCGAGAGCGGGTACGCGGGCCAGATCGGTCGTGAACGGTCGGTCATCGTCTTCTCACCTCACTGTTCGTCCGCGAACGGAATACGTGTTGCCCGCTCGAGACGGGCGAGCGGGGCGGGGCCGGGAGTTGTGGAGTCAGTGCTGTTCTCGGTCCCAGCCGTGGCCGCCGTCTCGGACCGATCCACGAGCGGAGCGAGCGCGTCGCGAGCGCGTTCTATATGTCGAGCAATCCCCGGAGAAGCGACGGCCGCCCCGTCCGAACTCGAGGATGCGTCGGCTCGTCCGGACAGCACTCGAGCGGCCGTTTCCCGGGGATCAGTGCCAGCGCGGGCCGCTGTCGACGCGGGCACGGCGCCCGATTCGGAACTCGAGGCCGACGCCGTCACCCGACACAGTGCTGTCGATAGTGACCGCGCGTACGCGTTCATCGCCGCTCGCGTCTCGTCAGCGGCACCGACAGCCGTTGCACCGAGCGTTGTCGCCGTCTCAGCCAGCACTGCACGCGGATGCACGGAACTGTCGTCCGACGGCTGCGCTCGAGGGGTGGCGTCGGCGCCGGTATCGTCGTCGGGTCCAGTCGGCGTCAATTCCGCGAACTCGGCGGCCAGCGCCGACGACCCGGCAGCCAGATGCCGGTATAGCTCGAGAGAGCGCCCATCGGGAACCGGTGCGTCCGTGATGGTCGCGTACGCGGCTGCGTGGAGGTGATCGCTCGCCAGCACCGCCGCGTCCCGCTGCTCACGACCGGTGTAGCGATCCGAGTACAGGAGGTCGTAGCGGAGCTGTACGTATCCCTCGAGCAGCGCAACGGCCTCGGCGACTGACGAGAGAATTTCGTCGGGCTGGCCCTCGTGTTCGTCGAACGTGAGTGCGGTATCGGCCTCAGCGTCGGACTCGGCCACGGTGGGGGTTCTCCGGTCGGTCGTCGCGGCGACTTCGCCGGCGATCGTACAGAGCGATGCCTGGAGCGATCGATCGCACGGGAGCACGACCTCGGAAGCGATCGATCGCACGGTCGACGAAAGGTTCGAAAACGATCGATCGAACGTCGTCGGCTCGCGTGCAGAGAGATGTTCGCTCATTGTAACTTCGAACTGGTGGCGGCTACGAATCCCTTACGGTGGGACGGGGTGGCCGACTCGAGGAGCGGTTAGGCATCGTCATCGTGGGCATCGTCCTCATCCCTGTTCTCATCCGCAGCCGATTCGCCGTCCGCCGACGCCTCGTCAGGGGCCGAACCGAACAGTTCCTGCTGAATCTCGGACGGGAACGACGCATCGTCGGCGAGAAGATCGTCGATGACCTGTGTGATGACGCCCGATCGGACCTGACTCAGGTACTCGTCGCGGTTGAACGCCAGTTGCCGGGTTCGTGCGCCGTCGAGCGCGGCCAGCAGTAACGCGGCCGTCTCGGCCGTATCGTGGTCGACGAACTCGCCGGCGTCGATCCCGTCCTGCAGGATCCCCTCGAGCGTCGTCCGGAGTTGCTCGTCGCTTCGCTGGAGTTGTTCGCGGTAGCGCTCGTTGTGCGGCGCCTGCGTCCGCAACTCGAGCAAAGCCGTGTGAAAGGATCGGCGCTCGTCCTCGCCGCTCGAGCCGTAGAGATACCAGTCGATGAACATCGCCAACCGGGTCGTCGGCGCCACCGTCCGGGTCGTCTTGATCCCCTCGTCGAACCGCTCTCGGAGGTACGCGAGAAGGTCGGCGACGAGGTCGTCTTTCGAGTCGTAGTGGTAGAACAGCAAGGACTTGCTCTTGTCCGTCCTGTCGGCGATGTCCTGTGCGGTCAGATCGGTGTAGCCGTGCTCGCACAGCGCCTCGTAGGTCGCTTCCATAATCGCCTCGCGAACGTCGGGATCGGTCACTACCTGACTACTTGGTCAGGAAGACATAAAAGTCGTTTCGTTCCCAGCGACTGTCACTTCGGATACTGTCTGATTCCGAACCGCTCGTATCCGCCGTAGGCAACCTCGAGCGAGCCGATCCACCAGTTCCACCGCTCGGACGGCGTCCCGTCGGGCGCGTCGGCGAGTTCCTCGAGGACGGCGTCGGTCGTCAGCGGCGTCCCGATATCGTCCTCGTACTGCCCGGAATCGGCGAGATCGACCGCCTGCCGGACGACGACGCGGGATTCGCCCTCCGTCCCGTCGAACTCCTCGCGCAGGCGCGTCTCGAGGCGGCCGGGATCGATGAACACGCTCGGGGCTACGCAGGCGATGTACTTGAGTCTTCGAGCCGACGCTGTCCGCTCGAGGCGAACGGATTCGGCGAATATACGAGATTGAACGGCCGGGAGCGCGTTCGCCGAGCGACGGCGAACGCGCGACCCGGGGGAGGGCAGGCCCTCGCACCGTCTCCGACCGCGAGCGACCATTGGGAGCGAGCGGGCCGACGACCGATATGAGCGAGCGCGCGGCGCGCCGCAAGCAAGCGAACAGAGGGAGGAGTGCTTTTGATCGACCTTTTACCGAAGGACATCGCGCTGTGCGGCGGCAACGCCGCCGTCAGCGCGACAGACTGCAGCGTAAAAGGTCGGTGTGAAACGATGTTCTTTTGAGCGGCGACCGTCTTCCGTCGGGCATGGCAAGTTTCACTGTCGTCGTCGGCGACCCCGACTCCGGGTCGTCCTACCAGCTCGAGGCGGAAGACCAGGACGCAAACCGATTCATCGGCAAGTCCATCGGCGAGGAAGTCGACGGAAGCGCCGTCGGCCTCGACGGCTACACGCTCGAGATTACGGGCGGCTCCGACGATGCGGGCCGACCGCTCAACCCCAACGTTCCGGGTGCGAACCTGACGGAAGTCCTGATGGAGGGGCGCCAGACCGGCTACAAGCCGTCCCGTGACGGCGAGCGTCGCCGCGTCACCGTCCGTGGGAGTGAGGTCTCGGATGCCGTCGCCCAGATTAACGCCTCGATCGTCGACCGTGGCAGCACGGACGTCGACGAGCTGCTGGGCGAAGGCGAGGACGACGAATAACGGATCGACTTCGATCATACGTACTTCTATGGCAGATAGAGTCTCGAGCGATCACCCGTCGGTGCAGACGGTACGAGCGACGTGTACCGAAACGGCGACCGGCGCGTACGTGGCGATTCCCGACGACGATAGCAATGGGTTTCCGACCGGCGAAGTCGTGCGGATCGTCCTCGACGGCGACGAACTGTTCGCGAAGATCGATCGACCCCTGGGCGAAAACGGAGTCTCGATCCCCGGCGTCTACGAGACGCCCGACGGCGCACGCGACCCGAGCAGCGGCACCGATCAACTGCCCGCGTGGATCGACGACCGCGGTATTTCGGCCGGCGGCTCGGTGCTGGTCGACATCGTCGAACCCGACTTCCTCTACGGACTCCGCGAGCCCGGCGCAACGGCGTACTACGACGCCCACGAACCCCCGAGCGATAGTCTGAACGAGATCGCGAAGAATCTCGAGGACGAATAGCGAGGCGGCTGGACTCGGCGTCGGATTTCGTCGTTGGCTCCGCGAGGCTGCGCTTCTCGAGAATCGATTCGTCCGTAACCCACGGCTATCGCGGTGAAACGTAACAGAAGCGAGAACGCGGAAACGCTGGAGCGACGGCGAGCGCGGGCCGATGGAGAGGCGACGACCGGCCGCCGTTAGTGGCGGGCGAGGAAGGCGTACAGGAGGAGTCCGAACGCCATGTGTTGGCGCATCGTCTGCTCGACGGCCTCGCGGACGTACGCCTCATCGTCGATCGAGTACTCCTTCGTTCGCACCTTCGTGTGCATCGCCAGCACGTCCGCTTCCTTGAGGTCGTGGAGCGCCGGATAGACGGTCCCCGGACTGAGCGTCGCATCGAAGAGATGCGTCAGATCCGAGAGCAACTCCTTCCCGTGGGTCTCCTCGCGAAGCGCGATGAGCATCAGGAGAACCTCGTCGAGGTTCTCCTTGATGAGCGCCTCGTCGAACTGGATGTCGTCGGTCGACAGGGCGCCCTGTACCTGCTCGAGCAAGCGATCCAGTTCCCGCTCAACCGAGTCCCCAGCAGCAGCATCAGTGCCGGCGTCGGTTCCCGTCGCCGCCTCGCGAGTAGTTTCGTACGATTCTGATTCCGATTCCGACTGCCTGTTCGCGGCTGCGTTCGACAGTTCGTCGAACACTGACCGCGTGTTGGTTGTATCCTCACGCATTGTTCCGATCACCGAGTGGGGGTGTTCGTGGGTAGAACCGCCTCACGCACCATCGGCCACACACTGCCGACGAGTATTCGCGCGGTATCCCTCACGACGAGTTAACCGCTGGAACTGGCAGATATTAAACCCACATGGAAGTGACCGTCACGAAATACGATATTTTAACCCACCTGGAATGATATAATAACGGTGAGGTGTCGTGATGCGCTCGATTACTGCCCTGGACCCAACAATGAATGGATTTTGTCCCTCATTCATCCCAAGACCGAATCATATGTAGTGTTCTGACTGCCTCGAACATACATACAATAAAGTTGCGGCCGATTCGGATACGAGACCATCACGAAGCGACTGGAACGAATCGTCTACGCGCCCCGTCCGGACCGCGCGGCCGATGCCTATGAAACCCCGCGAGCGAATGCGGCTCGTATGAACCGCATCGATCTCGAGGGCGGGTTCAGCATCCACGACTACCGGGCGAAGCTGAAACTCCTGAACGATTCCGGAGCGACGCGCACGCTCGAGAACCGACAGGAACTGCGCTGTCCCGCGTGTAACCGCCCGTTCGATCGACTGTTCGTGAGTGAGCGAGCGACGGCGACGTTCGAGACGGCACCGGATCGCCCGTTCTGTCTCGCGCGGACGGACGAGAAACTGCTTCTGCTAACCCACTAGTCGGGGATCTGCGGGTCCGGATCCGGGGTAGAACCGAACCGCGACCGAACCCAGTTGCTTACAGCGCCGTAATCGTGATCCCGTCCGGCTGGAGGACGATACCGACCTCGCCGGTGCCGCGCTGGAACGTCTCCTCGTGGGCCGCGATATCGTCGACGCCGGCGCCGACCTCGAACTGGTCGGCGTCGGGCAGACACTCGAGGGTCCGCTGTTCGTCCTCGTCGAGCTCGAAGTCCTCGAGGAACAGAATTTCCTCGTTCGATCGAACCCGAACCCGGATAAGCGCCGTTCGGGGGAGGTCGTTTTGGACGACGACGGAGCCGCTTCCGCCGTTGGAGACGAGATTCCGGGCGTTTCGCGCAGCCTGTTGGAGTTTTTGTGCGGCCGGCTGGAGGGCCGTCATCCCGCTCATCCGTTCTTGTAGTTCCTGAAGGTCGCCCGAATCCGTCCGGTAGCCGACGACGACCGCCCCGACCAGCACGACACCGAGCAGCGACGCCGCGAGAAGTGGGAGTCGAGAGCCGTTCAGGGAAATAGTATCCTGAACCGACCCGACGACCCCCGGCGAGTCGTCCGCTGCCGGTTCGACGGTCGTCGTGTCCCGAACGGAATCATCGTCCGTCGTGACGCCGTAGGAATACGTCCCCGTTTCTGCCGGATCGACAGTCCCCGAAAGCGTCCGTTCGTCGTCGGGCTCGAGCGAGACCGACTCGGTCGCAATCGATTCGTCGTCGAACGTAAGCGTCACGTCCTGCGTCCCGGCGGCACCGCCCGTGTTCCGAATCGTTGCGGTGACGGCAGGGGTCGTGCTGTCGGAGCCCGAATCAACCGACACGGTTTCGATCTCGAATCGCGATTCGTTGTCCCGGATCTCGACCGTCCGCACCTCGCTGGCGTGGGTCGTCGACGCCTCGAGATCCAGATTCGGCGGTGCGTCCTCGGTGACGTCGAACGTGACCGTTTCCGTGAACGACTCCGACGGCGCCAGCGGTGCCGAAGCGGTATACGTGCCGTCGGACTCGACGGCATAGGGGTTCTGGGCCTCGATCGTCAGCGTTTCCTTCCCCGGCGTCTCGCCCCGGTTTTCGACGGTAACCGTCGCGGTCAGCTGGCCGTTTCGCGCAGCGGGATCGGTTATCTCGTCGAACGTAATGGCGGTTTCCTGTTCGAACTCGACCGGCGTAACTCCCGCCGGCGTTTCGATAGTGGCGTTCGCGACTGGCGGTTCCGATTCACTGAGGTCGTGTGTGAACGTCGCGTTCGCCGCTGACGAGCCGGTGAGCGTGATATCCTGTTGGTCGACGACGGTTCCATCAGCCGTGAGATTCGCGGTGAACGCTGTCTCACCGCCCGGAAGATCGCCGCTGTACCAGAAAACGGCCGAAACATCGAACGTATCGCCGAAGCCACCGATCGTCGTATCCGTGACCTCTGTACGAATGTTGTGGTCGTGTTCTAACCGAGAGAGCACCGGTACCGTCGTCGACGCCGAATCGGTCGGACTCGAGACGCGAACGTCGACTTGCGGGACGTCGTCGCGGTCGGTTTCGTACGTAAACGTTTCCGTCGTCGTCGCGTCAGGCGCGAGCGTGACGACGTTCGTTCGAACTTCGGTCCCGTTGATCGAGAGCGTGATCGGATAATCCTGTGCACCCTCCGGAACGGTCCCGAAGCGATCGAGATGGGCAGTTACTTCAAGAGCGTCGCCTTCAACCGTGCCCCGCGTCTCGAGGTCGACGACTGCGGCGCCCGCCGCACCGATAGTGATGTCCGCGGCGTCGGAGTGACCGTCGATAGCGAGTTCGACCTCATCGATCGTGTGATCACCACGACTGGTTTCGTACTCGAAGACTTCGCTGATCTGTTCACCGGCGCCGATGTCGATCGTTCGAGTGACCGTTTCCTGCGGTGTCCCCGAGTCGAGCAATCGCAGGGTCACGTCCCGTTTGCTGCTGCCCCACTCCCGGTTCTCGAATTCTGCGGCGATCTCGATTGTCTCACCTTCATCGACATCGGTGACGTTCTGGATCGTCGGTCGAACGTCGGTTTTCTTGTACTCGGGGTACTTAATCGACGTTCCGTTAACGACGACGTTCGTCCCGCCGTCTTTCGTTTTGACGTACCCGTCGGACCGATCGACGATGATGGTATCCTCTATTGAACCGCTATCGCTGAGTACGACGAGATCCGTTCCGTTGTTAATCCGGGCAATTGGAGGGCCATCGTCGCCGACAGTTGCAACGGTCCCGTCTTCCGTCTGGACGACCGGGTAGTCGTAGTCACTATCCTTATCGACGACGAGTCGCTCCCCGTCATCCGCAGTCTCGACGTACGGCTCGGATGGCATTCGATCTGCAACTGCGGCCGTAACAACGTGATCATCCTCGAGTCGGACGACGACATCGTCTTCGTCGGGCGTATCTGCGTTCGGCTGACTGAACGCGGCGGATCGGAGCGACTGTTCCTCGCGTGTAGTAAGGTCGGACGATCGCTGGGATACTGACTCCAGGACAGCGGGCTGAATCGACGGATCAGCGTCGACGGCAGCGGTGCTCGAAAAATCGGACGTTTCGGAGACGGTTCCGGGACCGATTCCGGCGAGACCACCGAGCAGAATACCGCCGACGATTACGAGCGAGAGGAGTGATAAGGTACGTACTGCAGAAACGGACGAAGATGAAAAACGAGTGCGGAGGTGACGCCCACGCAGGCGCGCAGTGGGAACTCCCAGTTCGGCCAGAAACGACGGCAAAGAGCCGATCAACGCGCGGATAATCGAGGTCACGTACATTAGGGCGGCACCAGTCTGTGGGAAGCGTTTGAGTGGAAGCATAATATACTCTCTGGCAGAGACTTTCAGTTCGTGGGAACTGTTGTCCCGACGGCCGACGCGCTTTTCACGTATTGGTGTGACGGTATCGTAAAGATGCCAACGGGTCCTGAACGTGCGCTTGGTAATTCGAAAACCGAGCGCCGCTGCCGTCGTGATCGAGATGCCACGACAACGAAGACGGCTTCTCAGTCGACGCTGAGCCGACGACAGACCCTCGCCGGCATCGGAACGCTTGCACTCGGTACAACTGCGGGCTGTTTGAACTCGGTGACCTCGCTTACCGGCAGTCGCGTTCCAGTCGAACCGGAGGCGCCGGCAAACTGGGACGACGAACAAGGAACAATCGTCGATACTGCCGAGAATCCGGACGAACGGGCGGCGACGGCCGGCGAACTCTACTTCCTCCTCGAGGAGAACGATATCACCGTCGACGAACTGTACGAGGATACTGGGTCCAACGATCTGATCCTGTTCTACGAGTCGGACGCGGAGTCTCCGGGAGAATCCGACGAAGAAATCGGGTTAATCTATCGAATTTTCAAGGACGGGTTCATCGCACGGGGCGGTGATGTCAATTATCTGTACACCGAGGTCGTTCCCGAAAGCCGGTTCGACGGACAAGTCGGCGGCTGGGCGGTAAACTCGCAGTGGGCCGAACAGCACGCAGCCGGCGAGGCGAACCCGCTCGCGGTGTGGAACAAGATTGCGGATACGAAGGTATACGACGACGAGGAGTCCGCAGGTGGGACGGACGCGAACGAGACGAGCGACGAGACAGCTACTGAGGAGTGATATGGGTGAACAATCCCTCGCAACCAACTGGGGACGAACGCGAACGTCCCACTGTCGAACGAGTACAGACGGAACTACTGCAGATTCAGCGAGTCGGACAGTCGGACCGAATCCAACGGCAACCGATCGGCGGCCCGCGTCGAACGAGTGATCCAGCAACATGACGCTATTCGAACTCGAGCGCAACGTCGAATTCGAGCAACTCATCGAGCACTTAGAAGGTAGCTCGAACTCGAATATTCGACGTCGGTCGGCGGAAATACTCGGTAGTCTGGAGTCCGAAGCCGGTGGGAACCGGTACCCGCGGGACGAAGTCATCGACGCGCTCGTCGACGCCTCACAGAACGACGACGCCGACGAGGTCCGGGCGGCGGCCATCGACGCGCTGGATCAGTACGGCCAGGACGCCCTCGAGCAGTTCATCGGCGAGATATCCGGCCAGGATCTCGACGAAATCGCGGAGTGGAAGAAGGCCAAAGTGCTGGCTCGCGGTCTGCAGGCCGATCGGCCCGAGTTGCGGATGGCCGCCGCCACGGGTCTCGGACGGATCGGCGAGGACAACGTAGTCAGAGCCCTCGTTAATCAACTGGACGACTCGGATCCACGCGTTCGGAAACGAGTCGCACGCGCGCTCGGGCGAATCGAATCGCCCGAACCCGTGCCGGCGCTCTCGAAAAAGCTCCACGAGGATCAGTACGGCGTTCGGGTCGAAATCGCGTACGCGCTGGCGGATATCGGGACGGACAACGCCCTGCGGGAACTGGTCGACGTCGCCGACGACGAGGACGAGACGGTTCGTCGGATCGCCGTCGACGCGCTGGGACGACTCGGCAGCGTCGAGGCAGTCGAGATTCTCGCGGGCGCGTTGCGCGACGAATCCGATTCCGTTCGGCGGACGGCGATGTTCTCGCTCGTGCAGTTGCTCTCCGAGGCGCCGGCCTCGGCCAGCCACAAGGTTCGCGAGAAGATCGTCGGCGAACTCGAGCAGGCAAACGCCAGCGAGGCGATCGAGCCGCTGATCGAAATCCTCGATCGGAGTTCGGAGACCGCACAGCGACGCAACGCGGCGTGGCTGCTCGGTCGGATCGCAAACGAGGAGTATCGACAGGCCGCTCAGGACGCCCTGATCGAGACGCTGGCCGACGAGGACGAGATGACCTCGAAGTTCGCCGCGACGAGCCTGTCGCTGTTGGAAGGTGGCGACTTAGAGCAGCGGTTGCTCGATCTGGTCGAAGACGACATCAGGGACGAGGAGATGCGCGTCAAAGCGCTGTTCGTCCTGGGGAAGATCGGCGGCGAACAGTCTCGCAACCGACTCTCGTCGTTCGTCGATCGAACGGAGAGCGACCGACTCCGGAAACGAGGCTTCTCCGCGCTCTCGAAACTGGGCGGCGCTGGCGCGATGAGTGGTGACTTCGCATGAGCCGATCCGAACAGAAACTCGCGGACGTCACCGGCAAGTTCACGCAGGTGATGCGCGACGGGCGCAAGCTGTCCGATACCAACTGGTCGAACGGCCGGATCGTCCTCTCGAACAAGCGACTGGTGATCGCGAGCAACGACGGGAAGACGACGGTGCCGCTCTCGGAGATCAACTCGATCAAGGGCCGCTACGACGTCAACCAGACGGTCGCGAAGGTCTCGGACTACATCAGCATCAACACCGGCGCGGACGTCCACCTGATCTCGATGGCCGAGGTCAACGAGTTCGAGCTCCAGATCCAGAAGGCCATCCTCGACGGCGAGATCGTCCTCATCAAACATCCAGCCGTGAAAGGCGGCGTCGTCCAAGATACCAGCTGGAGCAAGGCCCGCGTCAAGGTCGACACCGGCGTCGCGAACTTCGCCGTCGAGAACGGCTCGTTCGTCCAGATCGAGGTCGACGACGTCGGCACGGTCGAAAGCGAGGAGCGGACGATCCTCTCGAAGGAACGGCCGGTCATCGAGGCCGAACACACCGAGGACGGCTCGAGCGTGCAGACGTACCTCTCGGGCGGCCCGCAGAACTGTGCGGTCCTCAAATCGGTGCTGGACAAGGGTGCCGAGAAGAACGCCTCGCAGATCGACCTCTCCGGAAAGGAAGAGGAAGTGCTGATGGCGATCTACTCCGGTGTCTCTCCGTTCGAAGTGCCGGAGTTTCTCGACATCGACACGGACGAGGTCGAGGAGATCTACGAGCGACTGATCGAACTGGACGTCCTAGAGGAGGTACGGGTTCGGCGGGAGGTCGCGTTGAAGCCGCGCGGGCGTAACATCGCGAGCGAAGCGATGAACAGTAAGTAGTACAGCGGTTGCGGTGTCGTTACGGTACTGATTCTCGGTTCTCGAAGCGCTGGCTACACAGCTATTCGGGCTGCTCGAGACGATCGTTCAGCGTTTGGCGAAGGAAGAAGACTGACTTCAGTAATAGCGTCGTATCGATAGTCGCATCAGATTGTGTCCGTTCCGCAGTTGATTGGCCGTACCGCTTCGATTATTCTTCCTTGAGGTAACTCACGTCGCGCTCGAGCTCGTACCCCTGTGGGACGCCGACGTTCTGAAGACAGTCGTCGCAGAGCGGCTTCGCGTACGATTTGTTGTGAGTTTTGCCGAGAACGTTCGCATCGTCCAGCGAGATGAGTTCATCACAGCGGCTGCACTCGACCTTGGTGCCGTCGACGATATTCATGCGGAAAGTATCGTCGGAGGGGCCAGATAAGTATCCCGGCCGACGGTAGGAAGCGAAACAGCACGATCGGGGTTCGGCCACCAAAGCTAAATACTCGGTATCAATATCGGCCACTAAGTTTAAATCGTATAGTATTCGGCGAATAGAGTTAAGTAATGTAAATTTCGGCAAGTAGACTTAATAACAGGTAGTCAGAACGTGTCTTCACTGCCCCGGCAACAGCCGGGTGCAAGACCAATACATGTTCGAACACACAGACGGAGACCGCGGTCAAGTGGGGATCGGTACCCTCATCGTGTTCATCGCGATGGTGCTGGTCGCCGCGATCGCCGCAGGCGTCCTTATCAACACGGCTGGCATGCTGCAAACGCAGGCCGAAGCCACCGGTGAAGAATCGACAAGTCAAGTGAGCGATCGACTCGAGATCGTGAGTACGTCGGGTACTGTCACTGACAATAACGTCACTGACATCGAGTTCGTGATGGCAATGGCGCCCGGATCGAACCCGATCGACCTCAATAAGACGACAGTCCAGTTTATCGGAGCAGGTGGTGAAGAGAGTCTCGCAACGCAACACGACGAGGAAGGAGTCACTATATCAAACATTCAGGGTGTGTCGGACCCTGAGACTAATCCTGTCCTGACAGACAGCAGTGACCGTCTCAAACTGAATGTTTCTCTAAATGACGCTAATGTTAACAGGGACGAGATAGGCTATCCTGAATTAGAAGAAGGAGATCGTGTAGCGGTCACCTTCACAACAGACTCTGGCGCGACGACACAAGAGGAGATCCGTGTCCCAACGACTATTACGAACGAAGATAGTTCCGTGAGGCTATAACAATGATGAGTAACGAATCAGCAGATCGAGGTCAAGTCGGTATTGGGACGCTCATCGTGTTCATCGCAATGGTGTTAGTCGCCGCGATCGCCGCAGGCGTGCTGATTAACACTGCCGGCATGCTGCAAACGCAAGCTGAAGCGACCGGTGAAGAAAGTACGGACCTCGTTTCCGAACGAATCGATGTGACCAGTGAAGTCGGTATTGTCAATGATACCGAGGATCCGTCTAATCTCTCGTCGATTAACATCACCGTGACTGGTGCGGCCGGTGCTGGCGAGATTGACCTTAACGAAACGATCATTCAAGCCGTCGGTCCAAATGGACAGGAAACACTTACGATGAATCGCTCGGATAGAGCCAACGTAAGTGAACTGCAGAGCGGTGAGTTTGCAGTTCTTGATGAAGACGGTTCCTTTATGCCCTCTGATCAGGCTGTCCTCACCGAGGAGAATGATGATTTCACGTTAGTCATGAACCCAGATGAGGAGCCATTTGGTGACGAAAGTGCCACCTTCGGCGAAGGCGACGAGTCGTCGCTGAGCATTGTTTCGCCATCTGGTGCAACCACGGAGGTCGAACTCCGGGCACCCGATCTGTTCACCGACCGTGGCGGAGCAGTCCAACTCTAATTCGGCGGCCACTGATTAACCATATTTTTCAGGACGATTGAGCGGTAGCTGATTGCTCTCAAAGAGTTTTGACGAGTGAACAGTAGTGACAATCATTTACTCGATCGATTCGAACCTCCGATCAGCAACTCTACGGCAAATGGCCAGAGGGCTTTTAAGAATCTGTTACATCAAGAGAATACAATGGGGTTCAGTACGAGCGGCGCTATCATTGTCATACTCATCGGCGTTCTCGTCGCCGTCAGCGCCATCGTCCCCACAGTTTTCAACATTACCGGTACGACCGGCGACGCGTTTTCGGCGAAGAACGACCAGTTTCGCGAGCAAACGAACACGGAAATCGCTATCGAATCGTTCGAGACGGGATCGACTGCCGATGCAGTCGTCAACGTGACCAACGACGGCGCAAGGTCGCTCTCAGTTGAGCAAACTGACGTCGTGGTGAACGGCGAGTACTACCCGACGAACGCATCCGATACGGAGACGACAATCGTTACAAATGACAGTACGCGTCCGAGCAGCGACGTCTGGTTGCCCAGGACCGTACTGCAGATCGAGCTCGACAACGCGAAACTCGAGAGCGACAGCGAAATCACCGGCGACGGCGACCACGTCCGGATCACGACAGAAAACGGGATCGCTGCGACGGCCGAGATCAACGGAGGGGCCTGATAGATGTCGAGCGTCACGGCGACGCACTTGATTATGTTTATCGGCAGTCTCGTGATCGCGTCGGCGGTCGCGGGAACGGTGATCATGGAGGTCGATCAGGTGAGTAACTCGATCGAGACGCGGGGCTCGGCGGTCGCCGAGGAGATCGAAACCGACATCGCGATTATCAGCGATGAGTCGCAGTCCGATGCAATCGTCAACGGAAGCAACAATACCACGACGGTACTGGTGAAAAACATCGGCGATCGGGACGTCCCTGCGCACCCGAACTATGTCGACGTCCTCGTCGACGGCTCCTACGATCCCGTAACGAGCGTCGAGCGGGTCGACGCCGACAGCAATCGCTGGGCGCCCGGCGGAGTTGTCGAAGTCACCGCATCGTTTGGGGACCAGCAGG is drawn from Halopiger aswanensis and contains these coding sequences:
- a CDS encoding TetR/AcrR family transcriptional regulator — protein: MTDPDVREAIMEATYEALCEHGYTDLTAQDIADRTDKSKSLLFYHYDSKDDLVADLLAYLRERFDEGIKTTRTVAPTTRLAMFIDWYLYGSSGEDERRSFHTALLELRTQAPHNERYREQLQRSDEQLRTTLEGILQDGIDAGEFVDHDTAETAALLLAALDGARTRQLAFNRDEYLSQVRSGVITQVIDDLLADDASFPSEIQQELFGSAPDEASADGESAADENRDEDDAHDDDA
- a CDS encoding 30S ribosomal protein S6e, whose amino-acid sequence is MASFTVVVGDPDSGSSYQLEAEDQDANRFIGKSIGEEVDGSAVGLDGYTLEITGGSDDAGRPLNPNVPGANLTEVLMEGRQTGYKPSRDGERRRVTVRGSEVSDAVAQINASIVDRGSTDVDELLGEGEDDE
- a CDS encoding DUF7112 family protein → MADRVSSDHPSVQTVRATCTETATGAYVAIPDDDSNGFPTGEVVRIVLDGDELFAKIDRPLGENGVSIPGVYETPDGARDPSSGTDQLPAWIDDRGISAGGSVLVDIVEPDFLYGLREPGATAYYDAHEPPSDSLNEIAKNLEDE
- a CDS encoding helix-turn-helix transcriptional regulator produces the protein MREDTTNTRSVFDELSNAAANRQSESESESYETTREAATGTDAGTDAAAGDSVERELDRLLEQVQGALSTDDIQFDEALIKENLDEVLLMLIALREETHGKELLSDLTHLFDATLSPGTVYPALHDLKEADVLAMHTKVRTKEYSIDDEAYVREAVEQTMRQHMAFGLLLYAFLARH
- a CDS encoding DUF7385 family protein, which gives rise to MNRIDLEGGFSIHDYRAKLKLLNDSGATRTLENRQELRCPACNRPFDRLFVSERATATFETAPDRPFCLARTDEKLLLLTH
- a CDS encoding CARDB domain-containing protein; this encodes MPSEPYVETADDGERLVVDKDSDYDYPVVQTEDGTVATVGDDGPPIARINNGTDLVVLSDSGSIEDTIIVDRSDGYVKTKDGGTNVVVNGTSIKYPEYKKTDVRPTIQNVTDVDEGETIEIAAEFENREWGSSKRDVTLRLLDSGTPQETVTRTIDIGAGEQISEVFEYETSRGDHTIDEVELAIDGHSDAADITIGAAGAAVVDLETRGTVEGDALEVTAHLDRFGTVPEGAQDYPITLSINGTEVRTNVVTLAPDATTTETFTYETDRDDVPQVDVRVSSPTDSASTTVPVLSRLEHDHNIRTEVTDTTIGGFGDTFDVSAVFWYSGDLPGGETAFTANLTADGTVVDQQDITLTGSSAANATFTHDLSESEPPVANATIETPAGVTPVEFEQETAITFDEITDPAARNGQLTATVTVENRGETPGKETLTIEAQNPYAVESDGTYTASAPLAPSESFTETVTFDVTEDAPPNLDLEASTTHASEVRTVEIRDNESRFEIETVSVDSGSDSTTPAVTATIRNTGGAAGTQDVTLTFDDESIATESVSLEPDDERTLSGTVDPAETGTYSYGVTTDDDSVRDTTTVEPAADDSPGVVGSVQDTISLNGSRLPLLAASLLGVVLVGAVVVGYRTDSGDLQELQERMSGMTALQPAAQKLQQAARNARNLVSNGGSGSVVVQNDLPRTALIRVRVRSNEEILFLEDFELDEDEQRTLECLPDADQFEVGAGVDDIAAHEETFQRGTGEVGIVLQPDGITITAL